A genome region from Acidobacteriota bacterium includes the following:
- a CDS encoding BrnT family toxin, with protein MEMRFAWDTEKAESNRRKQGVAFEEALTVFADPLARIHQEQHHSPGESREIIVGHSMRGRLLLVCFTERRTGVRLISARRVTRRERKDFEKHQST; from the coding sequence ATGGAGATGCGGTTCGCCTGGGACACAGAGAAGGCAGAGTCGAACCGGCGCAAGCAAGGAGTGGCGTTTGAGGAAGCTCTCACGGTATTCGCCGACCCACTGGCCCGTATCCACCAGGAGCAGCACCACTCCCCGGGAGAGTCTCGGGAGATTATCGTGGGACACTCGATGCGAGGACGACTCCTGTTGGTTTGTTTCACCGAGCGACGAACGGGTGTGCGACTCATCAGCGCTCGGAGGGTGACGCGACGTGAGCGAAAAGACTTCGAAAAACACCAGAGCACGTAA
- a CDS encoding zf-HC2 domain-containing protein yields MKSMVLNCREFVEFLDDYLFGTLEEERRAVFEAHLAVCPPCVNYMKSYLATIRLEKAVFDDPSAPLPREVPEDLVQAILRAKDAKR; encoded by the coding sequence GTGAAATCAATGGTGCTCAACTGCCGCGAGTTCGTCGAGTTCCTCGACGACTATCTCTTCGGGACGCTCGAGGAGGAGCGGCGCGCCGTCTTCGAGGCGCACCTCGCCGTCTGCCCGCCGTGCGTGAACTACATGAAGTCGTACCTCGCCACCATCCGCCTCGAGAAGGCGGTCTTCGACGACCCTTCCGCCCCGCTCCCGCGCGAGGTCCCCGAGGATCTCGTCCAGGCGATCCTGAGGGCGAAGGACGCGAAGCGGTAG
- a CDS encoding VOC family protein — protein sequence MADQSIHLEHVFITVRDAGASLDFYRKLFPDWVVRWEGPSADGGRWIHFGPAGDGRPGYLSLHESRGAVRPDEGYASHRIQHVGFSHPDVDGLRDRLAEEGIPVDDSTDDGKYRRHYFLDPNGIEVEFVQEM from the coding sequence ACCAAAGCATCCACCTCGAGCACGTCTTCATCACGGTCCGCGACGCGGGCGCGAGCCTCGACTTCTACCGGAAGCTCTTTCCCGACTGGGTCGTGAGGTGGGAGGGGCCCTCGGCCGACGGCGGCCGCTGGATCCACTTCGGTCCCGCGGGAGACGGCCGGCCCGGGTACCTGTCGCTCCACGAGAGCCGGGGGGCCGTCCGGCCGGACGAAGGGTACGCGTCGCACCGGATCCAGCACGTGGGCTTCTCGCACCCGGACGTCGATGGCCTGAGGGATCGCCTCGCGGAGGAGGGGATTCCCGTCGACGACAGCACCGACGACGGGAAGTACCGCAGGCACTACTTCCTGGATCCGAACGGCATCGAGGTGGAGTTCGTGCAGGAGATGTAG
- a CDS encoding FAD-containing oxidoreductase has protein sequence MGRKKISALTMPWCTYTDPEIAHVGMYEGDAQKAGIELETFTRPFAEVDRAIADGEEEGFVKVHVKKGTGQILGATIVARHAGEMINELTLAMVGKLGLGTIAGVIHSYPTQAEAIKQVGDAYNRTRLTPFVKKVLSGWLSWTR, from the coding sequence ATGGGGCGCAAGAAGATCAGCGCCCTCACGATGCCGTGGTGCACCTACACCGACCCCGAGATCGCGCACGTGGGCATGTACGAAGGGGACGCGCAGAAAGCGGGGATCGAGCTCGAGACCTTCACACGCCCCTTCGCGGAGGTGGATCGCGCCATCGCCGATGGAGAGGAAGAGGGGTTCGTGAAGGTCCACGTGAAGAAAGGAACCGGCCAGATCCTCGGCGCGACGATCGTCGCGCGCCACGCCGGGGAGATGATCAACGAGCTCACGCTGGCGATGGTCGGCAAGCTCGGCCTCGGCACGATCGCCGGCGTCATCCACTCGTACCCGACGCAGGCCGAGGCGATCAAACAGGTGGGCGATGCGTATAATCGGACGAGGCTGACGCCGTTCGTGAAGAAGGTTCTTTCGGGCTGGCTCTCCTGGACTCGGTGA